One Punica granatum isolate Tunisia-2019 chromosome 3, ASM765513v2, whole genome shotgun sequence genomic window carries:
- the LOC116199281 gene encoding transcription factor MYB36-like, producing the protein MGRAPCCDKANVKRGPWSPEEDAKLKVYIEKYGTGGNWIALPQKIGLKRCGKSCRLRWLNYLRPNLKHGGFSEEEDNIICSLYISIGSRWSIIAAQLPGRTDNDIKNYWNTRLKKKLLGRRKQSNASRFSSTDNQDACSSEDSTHPPALSSSALERLQLHMQLQRLNSPLSFYNNPALWPKMHPLHEKMINNLQLSSENLTSYVPDQVQMNPPSVPNPEHDQNFSSFYGPVIAANAITSLHQESLMKINDSDKTSPRPKDNGLVTEEMLYGNNMQPAVISSLIHSDHYQRDGLLGNYCKTSGANSFMSQENQQHHQMMLDFDYCFKGILDDSNSWDDSSSADVQAGPGVGIMYQDNYQTSYDNL; encoded by the exons ATGGGCCGAGCTCCGTGCTGTGACAAGGCGAATGTGAAAAGGGGACCGTGGTCTCCAGAGGAGGATGCTAAGCTCAAGGTCTACATCGAGAAGTATGGAACTGGGGGCAACTGGATCGCTCTTCCTCAGAAAATCG gGCTAAAGAGATGTGGGAAGAGCTGCAGACTGAGGTGGTTGAATTACTTGAGACCAAACCTTAAGCATGGAGGATTCTCCGAGGAAGAAGACAACATCATCTGCAGCCTTTACATTAGCATTGGTAgcag ATGGTCCATCATCGCTGCTCAGCTGCCAGGGAGAACCGATAATGACATCAAGAACTACTGGAACacgagactgaagaagaagcttctggGCAGGCGAAAGCAATCAAATGCCAGCCGCTTCTCATCCACGG ATAATCAAGATGCGTGTAGCTCAGAAGATTCGACTCATCCGCCTGCTTTAAGCAGCTCGGCTCTCGAGAGGCTTCAACTTCACATGCAACTCCAAAGGCTCAACAGCCCTTTGTCTTTCTACAACAATCCAGCACTCTGGCCCAAGATGCATCCGCTTCACGAGAAGATGATCAACAACCTTCAGCTTTCGAGTGAAAATCTCACTAGTTATGTCCCTGATCAAGTGCAAATGAACCCACCAAGTGTTCCTAACCCCGAACACGACCAGAATTTTTCCTCCTTCTATGGGCCTGTCATCGCTGCCAATGCTATCACTTCACTTCATCAGGAGTCATTAATGAAGATTAACGACTCGGATAAGACCTCCCCTCGGCCCAAAGACAACGGCCTTGTCACGGAAGAGATGCTATATGGAAACAATATGCAGCCAGCTGTAATCTCAAGCTTAATCCACAGTGATCATTATCAGAGAGATGGCCTTCTTGGTAATTACTGCAAGACATCGGGTGCAAACAGTTTCATGTCACAGGAGAATCAACAACACCATCAGATGATGCTCGATTTCGACTATTGTTTCAAGGGGATCTTGGACGACTCCAACTCATGGGATGATTCATCTTCTGCTGATGTTCAAGCTGGACCGGGGGTGGGAATTATGTACCAAGATAATTACCAGACAAGCTACGATAACCTCTAG